A section of the Petrimonas sulfuriphila genome encodes:
- the istA gene encoding IS21 family transposase — MKTQIHDLRKVRMWYEVKELSSNPGNSDSKIAKKLGVDRRTVSRYKKMSEEEFHEFSMKQRVYELVLSPYYPDVLSLLSIDNGLPAAVIEDRLKEKYADLPKVNSKTVYNFVQHVRRQEKIPVPEKIRQTEALEEFAYGSQAQVDFGTAQMRRLDGSRRRVYFFALVLSRSRYKYVFFQTTPFTGKTAVQAHEQAFKYIEGIPGKLLYDQDSVFLKSENLGDYLLADDFRRYRDERGISVEFCRKADPQSKGRVENVVGYVKNNFLRARTFHDIDRLNEEALSWLERKANGTKHATTKRLPHDVWLIEKEHLSFFSPLTGNPPG, encoded by the coding sequence ATGAAGACTCAGATACATGACCTTAGAAAGGTACGTATGTGGTACGAAGTTAAAGAACTTTCCAGTAATCCGGGCAATTCGGACAGTAAAATTGCAAAAAAGTTGGGTGTTGATCGCAGAACTGTTTCCAGGTACAAGAAGATGAGTGAAGAAGAGTTTCATGAGTTTTCAATGAAACAACGTGTATACGAACTTGTTCTGTCGCCATATTACCCGGACGTTCTTTCCTTATTGAGTATAGACAATGGTTTGCCGGCGGCAGTGATAGAAGACCGGCTGAAGGAGAAATACGCCGACTTGCCGAAGGTGAACAGCAAGACTGTATACAACTTTGTCCAGCACGTGCGGCGTCAGGAGAAGATCCCTGTACCGGAGAAGATCCGCCAGACGGAAGCCCTGGAAGAGTTTGCATATGGCAGCCAGGCGCAGGTTGACTTCGGTACAGCACAGATGCGACGTTTGGACGGCAGTAGGCGCAGGGTTTATTTTTTTGCCCTTGTCCTGTCACGCAGTCGCTACAAATATGTGTTTTTCCAAACAACTCCCTTCACCGGGAAAACAGCCGTCCAGGCTCACGAGCAGGCCTTCAAGTATATAGAGGGTATCCCCGGGAAGCTTCTCTATGATCAGGACTCGGTGTTTCTGAAAAGTGAGAACCTTGGCGATTATCTCCTGGCTGATGATTTTCGTCGCTACAGGGATGAACGCGGTATCAGCGTTGAGTTCTGCCGCAAGGCCGATCCCCAGAGCAAAGGCCGGGTCGAGAACGTGGTAGGATACGTGAAAAACAACTTTCTTCGCGCGCGTACCTTTCACGATATAGATCGCCTCAACGAGGAAGCCCTGAGCTGGTTGGAGCGCAAGGCGAACGGCACCAAACATGCCACGACGAAGCGCCTGCCCCATGACGTGTGGTTGATTGAAAAGGAGCATCTCTCCTTTTTTTCGCCCCTCACCGGCAATCCCCCGGGATGA
- a CDS encoding transposase → MNENKALAEHALKEIQQLYRIERMADERNLPFEERAKLREELAAPIMKSLEAWMERTYPKVLPQSLIGEAIGYSYSLWPRMKNYLLDGRLKLDNNMAENAIRPIALSRKNFMFCGNHEAAGNTAIICSLLTSCKEQGVNPREWLIDVIGKMPYYQKPGNDENLKKLLPHYWKNEGN, encoded by the coding sequence TTGAATGAGAATAAGGCACTGGCAGAACATGCCCTGAAAGAGATCCAGCAGCTATACCGTATAGAGAGGATGGCCGATGAGCGAAACCTCCCGTTCGAGGAACGGGCCAAACTCAGGGAGGAACTTGCAGCTCCTATCATGAAGTCGCTTGAAGCCTGGATGGAGAGAACCTACCCGAAGGTTCTTCCCCAGAGCCTTATCGGTGAAGCCATAGGTTACTCCTACTCACTTTGGCCTCGAATGAAAAATTACCTGCTGGATGGGAGGCTGAAACTCGACAACAACATGGCTGAAAATGCCATCCGTCCCATTGCCCTGTCTCGAAAGAACTTCATGTTCTGTGGCAACCACGAGGCAGCCGGGAACACGGCCATCATCTGTTCCCTGTTGACCTCATGCAAGGAGCAGGGCGTGAACCCGCGGGAGTGGCTCATCGATGTTATAGGCAAGATGCCATATTACCAGAAACCGGGGAATGATGAAAACCTGAAGAAGCTCTTGCCGCATTACTGGAAAAACGAAGGAAACTAA
- a CDS encoding tyrosine-type recombinase/integrase, giving the protein MEEIKIARDELLSQEELLVKEYKLTQQTGSRHVRRIRELVAFMQEHGRDIYTQEVGMSFLKSLELTDSKYKYTTSRGAVFLLNNFLKGLPYRPKYQEGDLYTFPSKLGMEAKSFISLRSKEYRFSDSTIQTYQSSLDSFTTAMKTHGATLETLKREDIDYFLASSQNQTLYKCGPVRIFLKHLFEFGFTKEDLGKELEGLKCHRGEKLPSFYTRDEVIKIEEAVDRTGAKGKRDYAMILLASRLGLRASDITRLQFASFDWDKSIITLKQYKTKREITLPLLSDLGDAIIDYIKNGRPKNDSKNLFLSLVQPYRQIKVSTLCTIVAAYLYAAGVSPKGRHHGTHSLRHSLATNLLESGTSLPVISEVLGHGSTGSTMYYLGVDIKSLLECSLAVPDVPDNFYTQKGGMLYA; this is encoded by the coding sequence ATGGAAGAAATAAAAATCGCAAGAGACGAATTGTTGTCTCAAGAAGAATTACTTGTAAAAGAATACAAGCTAACTCAACAGACGGGATCAAGACATGTTCGCCGTATCCGTGAACTGGTGGCTTTCATGCAGGAGCATGGTCGCGATATCTATACGCAAGAGGTCGGAATGTCTTTTCTTAAAAGTTTGGAGTTGACAGACTCGAAATACAAATACACAACATCAAGGGGGGCGGTCTTCTTGTTGAATAATTTCCTTAAAGGTTTGCCATACCGACCAAAATATCAGGAAGGTGATCTTTACACTTTTCCCAGCAAACTGGGAATGGAAGCCAAAAGCTTCATATCTCTTCGCAGCAAGGAGTACAGGTTCAGTGATTCAACAATACAGACATATCAAAGTTCGTTAGACAGTTTCACCACAGCCATGAAGACACATGGTGCGACATTGGAAACACTTAAAAGAGAGGATATTGATTATTTTCTCGCTTCATCCCAAAATCAAACGTTATACAAATGCGGTCCTGTCAGAATATTTTTAAAGCATCTTTTCGAATTTGGCTTTACAAAAGAGGATCTGGGCAAAGAACTAGAGGGGTTGAAGTGTCATCGGGGTGAGAAATTACCCTCCTTTTATACAAGGGATGAAGTAATAAAAATAGAGGAGGCGGTAGACAGGACCGGAGCGAAAGGCAAAAGGGATTACGCGATGATACTGCTTGCATCCAGACTCGGGCTACGGGCTTCCGATATTACAAGACTCCAGTTTGCTAGTTTTGATTGGGATAAGAGTATCATTACTCTCAAACAATACAAGACCAAAAGGGAGATCACCCTGCCGCTTCTCTCCGATCTAGGAGATGCCATTATTGATTATATAAAGAACGGTAGGCCAAAAAATGACTCGAAGAATTTGTTTTTGTCTCTTGTCCAGCCTTATAGGCAAATAAAAGTGTCGACATTGTGCACTATTGTAGCTGCTTACCTTTACGCGGCAGGAGTGTCACCTAAAGGGAGGCATCATGGTACCCACTCCCTAAGACATAGTCTGGCCACGAATCTTTTGGAAAGTGGCACTTCCTTACCTGTAATATCTGAAGTGTTAGGACATGGTTCGACGGGCTCGACTATGTATTATCTTGGCGTTGACATCAAGTCTCTACTGGAATGTTCCTTGGCGGTACCGGATGTTCCCGATAATTTTTACACGCAGAAAGGGGGGATGTTATATGCTTGA
- a CDS encoding tyrosine-type recombinase/integrase — MAPHIRSFVESKTRKGIKGEDIKWTLYELDRYLAEKDHKSSYIDRISYDSWYHATCDNKQVSTIYQKVSIMRRFLLYMSSMGLECYVPRLPRKHKSEYVPYIFTENEIKSLFAAADNLREKEHHAKSLMMVIPVLLRTLYSTAIRIGEAINLRNQDIDFEGHTIVLDNTKNGRQRLAPLNESLKKALRQYIHYRNMLPVEGIMAPENPLFVNGLGHKLAKTSLGRYFRRLLQEANIPYRGHEEGPSLHNLRHTACVHSLIRMHRQGRDIYCCLPILSTFMGHVKVLDTEYYLRLTRNMYPEIIQMDVSVTAGLGILIAKSLVKVDNHGSI, encoded by the coding sequence ATGGCTCCTCACATAAGATCTTTTGTAGAATCAAAAACCCGAAAAGGGATAAAAGGGGAAGATATAAAGTGGACCCTTTACGAGTTGGACCGGTATCTGGCGGAGAAGGATCATAAGTCAAGTTATATTGACAGGATATCCTATGATAGTTGGTATCATGCAACTTGTGATAACAAACAAGTATCAACCATATATCAGAAAGTTTCCATAATGAGACGCTTTTTGCTATATATGAGCAGCATGGGGCTTGAATGTTATGTCCCAAGATTACCAAGGAAGCATAAATCTGAATATGTACCATACATCTTTACTGAAAACGAAATCAAGAGCCTGTTTGCTGCGGCTGATAATCTCCGGGAAAAAGAACATCATGCCAAGTCATTGATGATGGTTATTCCTGTTTTGCTAAGAACTTTGTATAGCACAGCAATACGAATTGGTGAAGCAATAAATCTTCGTAATCAGGACATAGACTTTGAAGGGCATACCATTGTTTTGGATAATACAAAGAATGGACGTCAAAGACTTGCCCCGTTAAATGAATCTTTAAAAAAAGCTTTGAGACAATACATCCATTACAGAAATATGTTACCAGTCGAAGGTATAATGGCGCCGGAGAATCCTCTTTTTGTCAATGGTCTTGGACATAAACTGGCAAAAACAAGTCTGGGCAGATATTTTAGAAGACTATTGCAGGAGGCAAACATACCCTATAGGGGACACGAAGAAGGTCCAAGCCTTCATAATCTAAGGCATACCGCTTGTGTACACTCTCTCATCCGCATGCATAGGCAAGGTAGAGATATATACTGTTGCCTCCCGATACTCTCTACATTTATGGGGCATGTAAAAGTCCTGGACACCGAGTATTATCTTCGTCTTACACGAAACATGTATCCGGAGATTATCCAGATGGACGTGTCCGTAACCGCCGGACTTGGAATACTTATTGCAAAATCACTCGTTAAGGTTGATAATCATGGAAGCATATAA
- a CDS encoding site-specific integrase, which produces MEAYKDIAECIEKYFTDYLVKERGVSAHTVRSYRDTFVLLLEYMNKEKKISADKLGLDDIDRSIVLSFLDWLQEVKHNAVSTRNQRYATIRSFYEYMMYEDPVHLSHWKSICSIRIKREERNSVKYLTVDGIKAVLEQIDTNTREGRRNLTLLSLMYNLGARVQEMIDLTPSSIRASKPYVFELFGKGAKKRLVPVDDNMMNLLGNYMKEYGLDRPGMDHHPLFFNSWRAKLSNPGITYILHKYASMARIAHPDIVPSTPTPHTFRHSRAMHLLQVGVNLVYIRDLLGHVSIQTTEIYARADSKLKREAIENAYRDLGITEPDVKSWEKDPKLKAFLKSLA; this is translated from the coding sequence ATGGAAGCATATAAAGACATTGCAGAGTGTATTGAAAAGTATTTTACCGATTACCTGGTAAAGGAGCGTGGTGTTAGTGCCCATACAGTGCGTTCATACAGGGATACTTTTGTCCTCCTGCTTGAATATATGAATAAAGAGAAGAAGATATCGGCGGACAAATTGGGACTGGATGACATAGACAGGAGTATAGTTTTATCCTTCCTGGACTGGCTCCAGGAAGTTAAACACAACGCCGTATCCACACGGAACCAGAGATATGCCACGATAAGATCTTTCTATGAATACATGATGTACGAAGATCCCGTCCATTTATCACACTGGAAATCGATATGCTCAATACGTATAAAGCGAGAGGAGCGAAATAGTGTCAAGTACCTGACCGTTGATGGTATAAAAGCTGTTCTTGAACAGATAGATACAAATACCCGTGAAGGAAGAAGAAACCTGACCCTATTGTCATTGATGTATAATCTTGGAGCCAGGGTTCAGGAAATGATAGATCTTACACCGTCATCGATAAGGGCAAGTAAACCCTATGTCTTCGAGTTGTTCGGAAAAGGTGCTAAAAAGCGTTTAGTGCCGGTTGATGATAATATGATGAATTTACTTGGAAATTATATGAAGGAATATGGTTTGGACAGGCCAGGAATGGATCATCATCCCCTGTTCTTCAATAGCTGGAGGGCAAAGCTCTCCAATCCCGGGATTACCTATATTTTGCATAAATATGCTTCAATGGCACGTATTGCGCATCCCGATATAGTCCCGTCAACGCCAACTCCTCACACGTTCAGGCACTCAAGAGCAATGCATCTGCTACAGGTCGGTGTAAACCTGGTATATATCAGGGATCTTCTGGGTCATGTGTCGATACAAACAACCGAGATTTACGCGAGGGCAGACTCGAAGTTAAAGAGAGAAGCCATAGAGAATGCCTATAGAGATCTTGGAATAACAGAACCAGATGTGAAAAGCTGGGAAAAAGATCCCAAGCTCAAAGCTTTTTTAAAAAGTTTGGCTTGA
- a CDS encoding IS66 family transposase produces the protein MDQMQAVELLIQSQAEQIRQLTEANAKLSGQLTGMQQRMDKLLAQIAWFTRQFYGRKSEKLSQLDPGQLSLFETIADEEERLAEIEAARATAEKQIEEQAPARKKERSNRKMLEGLPVVEVVLEPEELDLNKYKRIGEERTRTLEFEPGKLYVKELVRPKYALKDNTAPTVDGTSGVIIAPLPLLPIYKGLPGASLLAEILLQKYVYHLPFYRQVQQLGHLGVKIPENTISGWFKPACELLKPLYEVLKKEVIDTDYLQVDETTLPVINKESHKAKKEYLWMVRAVMKKLVFFYYNDGSRSQQTVGTLLKSFTGYLQSDGWQAYNVFYKEDQVCLVGCMVHIRRYRNFNLIKSSPIMIADN, from the coding sequence ATGGACCAGATGCAAGCAGTAGAGCTCCTCATACAATCGCAGGCGGAACAAATCCGTCAGCTCACCGAGGCTAACGCGAAGCTATCCGGACAGCTCACCGGGATGCAGCAGCGGATGGATAAGCTGCTGGCACAGATCGCCTGGTTCACCCGCCAGTTCTACGGGCGTAAAAGCGAGAAACTCTCGCAACTGGATCCGGGCCAGCTCTCCCTGTTTGAAACGATTGCAGACGAAGAGGAAAGGCTTGCCGAGATCGAAGCGGCCCGTGCTACTGCCGAGAAGCAGATAGAAGAGCAGGCTCCCGCCAGGAAGAAAGAGAGATCCAACCGCAAGATGTTGGAGGGTCTGCCCGTGGTGGAGGTTGTGCTGGAACCGGAAGAACTTGACCTGAACAAGTATAAGCGTATCGGTGAGGAACGTACCCGCACACTTGAGTTTGAACCCGGGAAGCTGTATGTGAAAGAGCTTGTGCGCCCCAAGTACGCTTTAAAAGACAACACTGCCCCGACGGTTGATGGCACATCCGGTGTGATCATCGCCCCGCTCCCGTTACTGCCCATATACAAGGGACTTCCCGGTGCCAGTCTCCTGGCTGAGATCCTGCTCCAGAAGTATGTGTATCATCTCCCCTTTTACCGCCAGGTACAGCAGTTGGGGCATCTGGGGGTGAAGATACCGGAGAATACGATCTCCGGCTGGTTCAAACCGGCCTGTGAGCTCCTGAAGCCACTCTACGAGGTACTGAAGAAAGAGGTTATTGATACTGATTACCTCCAGGTGGATGAAACCACACTTCCGGTGATCAACAAGGAAAGTCACAAGGCAAAGAAAGAATACTTGTGGATGGTGAGAGCGGTCATGAAGAAACTGGTTTTCTTTTATTACAACGATGGTTCCAGGTCACAACAAACTGTGGGTACCTTACTGAAATCCTTTACCGGTTACCTGCAAAGTGACGGGTGGCAAGCCTACAATGTCTTTTACAAGGAGGATCAGGTGTGTCTCGTTGGCTGCATGGTCCACATAAGGCGTTATCGCAACTTTAATTTAATCAAAAGTAGCCCGATAATGATCGCTGATAATTAA
- the tnpB gene encoding IS66 family insertion sequence element accessory protein TnpB: MFCLNDTMRYFLCPGKTDMRKGMNSLCGVVQNLMGYDVRMGDVFIFINRNRTTMKLLHAEDGGLVLYMKRLEEGTFRIPAYDEKSRSYPMQWRDLVMMVEGIQDDPGSRLKRLKAMRHG; the protein is encoded by the coding sequence ATGTTCTGCCTGAATGACACCATGCGCTATTTCCTGTGTCCGGGAAAGACAGACATGCGAAAAGGGATGAACTCGCTCTGTGGTGTGGTTCAAAACCTGATGGGATATGATGTCCGCATGGGTGATGTCTTCATCTTCATCAATCGAAACCGTACAACCATGAAGCTTTTGCATGCGGAAGATGGCGGGTTGGTTCTGTACATGAAAAGGCTCGAGGAGGGTACCTTCCGCATACCCGCGTACGATGAAAAGAGTCGTTCCTATCCCATGCAGTGGCGCGATCTGGTGATGATGGTGGAAGGGATACAGGATGATCCGGGAAGCCGCTTGAAGAGGCTCAAGGCGATGAGACACGGGTGA
- a CDS encoding IS66 family insertion sequence element accessory protein TnpB has product MKPVSKEEFLAILERQQKSGLSIKDFCANESYTVSSFHYWKTKFGLTRPYNNHAPEAPTSTLAPISINLPVKAPVSSPASSPRSSQGEIRIKLPGGIQVSFIGTAQAELAINLLNQICSSHVLPE; this is encoded by the coding sequence ATGAAGCCTGTAAGCAAAGAAGAATTCCTGGCGATACTGGAGCGCCAACAGAAGAGCGGGTTAAGCATCAAGGATTTTTGTGCGAACGAGTCCTATACAGTCTCCAGCTTCCACTACTGGAAAACCAAGTTCGGACTCACCCGTCCCTATAACAATCATGCACCGGAGGCACCCACGAGTACGCTGGCACCGATCAGTATCAATCTTCCCGTTAAAGCCCCTGTATCCTCGCCGGCTTCATCACCACGCAGCAGTCAGGGAGAGATCAGGATCAAGCTCCCGGGAGGTATTCAGGTTAGTTTCATTGGCACTGCCCAGGCAGAGCTCGCGATCAATTTACTGAATCAAATCTGCTCTTCCCATGTTCTGCCTGAATGA
- a CDS encoding site-specific DNA-methyltransferase yields MPTLHWIGKDKVINHHMDVPFKVLEHSYGFDNGTQTDQETNSGNKIIHGDNLEALKALLPEYEGQIDCIYIDPPYNTGNEGWVYNDNVNDPKIKKWLGQVVGKESEDLSRHDKWLCMMYPRIKLLHKLLSDDGAIFISIDDNEYSNLKLLCDDIFGYPNCIGPIIQNKMNAKNDTVNVQKNHEFIVLYRKKGTVTEGTKVNPSIINKQWITKEVFEEDGEYYYVNDSITTRGEGGILNARTNLGYTVYYNPETKEKIAIQDYDVELAKTSNNEDELYTTDENLVSLGYIPIRPPKVRGKLGCWTWSLDKFNDQQKEIIITGKKGSYAVKKRTFVEKSDVFGEEGKFFIQMISFGNSRSIINFSTNDGTNELNNIMGESNIFDNPKNINMLEYLISLIPNQNAIVLDSFAGSGSTAQAVLSLNKKDKGNRKFICIEMMDYAETITAERTRRVISGYNYSGNKKEVVSTFPINITTLKKADKIVNQYNELKQESKFKDVKIESSGNEILITGVTEIIDKVEPLGGSFDFYELGQPMFLKDGNLNELVGVERIRQYVYYTETKTPLTSSKHKDNKHFLGKHNDTAYYFHYELDEVTTLDHTFLATMKTKAEQYVIYADNCLLTKDFMTKHNIIFKKIPRDITRF; encoded by the coding sequence ATGCCAACATTACACTGGATAGGAAAAGATAAAGTTATCAATCATCACATGGATGTTCCGTTTAAAGTTTTGGAACACTCCTACGGTTTTGACAACGGAACGCAGACAGACCAAGAAACCAACAGCGGAAACAAAATTATACATGGCGACAACCTTGAAGCCCTAAAAGCCCTTTTGCCTGAATACGAAGGACAAATTGACTGCATTTACATAGACCCTCCATACAATACAGGAAACGAAGGTTGGGTATATAACGACAACGTGAACGACCCGAAAATTAAAAAGTGGCTAGGACAAGTTGTTGGTAAAGAAAGCGAAGACCTTAGCAGACATGACAAATGGCTTTGCATGATGTATCCGAGAATAAAATTATTACACAAGTTACTTTCTGATGATGGGGCAATTTTTATTTCAATTGATGATAATGAATACTCTAACTTAAAACTTTTATGTGATGACATTTTCGGTTATCCTAATTGCATTGGACCGATAATTCAAAATAAAATGAATGCAAAAAACGATACTGTTAATGTTCAGAAAAATCATGAGTTCATTGTCCTATACAGAAAAAAAGGAACTGTTACGGAAGGAACTAAAGTAAATCCATCAATAATTAATAAGCAATGGATTACAAAAGAAGTGTTTGAAGAAGACGGTGAATACTATTATGTAAATGACTCTATCACAACAAGGGGCGAAGGTGGTATTCTTAATGCACGGACTAATCTTGGATATACAGTTTATTATAATCCAGAGACGAAAGAAAAAATTGCGATTCAAGATTATGATGTTGAATTAGCAAAGACTTCAAACAATGAAGACGAATTATATACAACGGATGAAAACTTAGTTTCTCTTGGTTACATTCCAATCAGACCTCCAAAAGTTCGTGGTAAATTAGGTTGTTGGACTTGGTCACTTGACAAATTCAATGACCAACAGAAAGAAATAATAATAACTGGCAAGAAAGGCTCATACGCTGTTAAGAAAAGAACTTTTGTAGAAAAGTCAGATGTGTTTGGAGAAGAAGGTAAATTCTTTATTCAAATGATTTCATTTGGCAATTCTAGAAGCATTATTAACTTTTCAACAAATGACGGCACAAATGAATTAAATAATATAATGGGCGAATCAAACATATTTGATAACCCTAAAAACATAAATATGCTTGAATACTTGATTAGTTTGATTCCTAATCAAAATGCTATCGTTCTTGATTCATTTGCTGGTTCAGGAAGCACAGCACAAGCAGTTTTGTCACTCAACAAAAAAGACAAAGGCAATAGAAAATTCATTTGCATTGAAATGATGGATTATGCGGAAACAATTACCGCTGAAAGAACCAGAAGAGTTATTAGCGGCTACAATTATTCGGGCAACAAAAAAGAAGTAGTATCAACTTTTCCAATCAACATTACTACTCTTAAAAAAGCAGATAAAATTGTTAATCAATACAATGAGCTAAAACAAGAAAGCAAATTCAAAGACGTAAAAATCGAATCATCTGGAAATGAAATATTGATAACAGGTGTAACAGAAATTATTGATAAAGTAGAGCCATTAGGCGGAAGCTTTGATTTTTACGAGTTGGGGCAACCCATGTTTTTGAAAGATGGCAATTTGAATGAATTGGTAGGTGTTGAGAGAATTCGCCAATATGTTTATTACACCGAAACTAAAACGCCACTTACATCAAGCAAACACAAAGACAATAAACATTTCTTGGGCAAACATAATGATACAGCGTATTACTTCCACTACGAGCTAGACGAAGTAACTACGTTAGACCATACTTTTTTAGCAACCATGAAAACCAAAGCCGAGCAGTATGTAATTTATGCCGACAACTGTTTGCTAACAAAGGATTTCATGACGAAGCACAATATCATTTTCAAGAAAATACCAAGAGATATAACAAGATTTTAA